Proteins encoded within one genomic window of Candidatus Brevundimonas colombiensis:
- a CDS encoding MBL fold metallo-hydrolase: MSQPASPIGVFVTPVTPLQQNCTTVWCTATNKAAVIDPGGSVDAVLGEVERRGLTLDQIWITHGHLDHAGGAAEMQEKSGVRIVGPQKADQFWIDRIVESGRMYGLPDARPFTPDRWLDDGDTVSLGETEWEVRHCPGHTPGHVIFFNRAARFAQVGDVLFKGSVGRTDFPMSDPPALIRSVVEKLWPLGDDVTFVPGHGPISTFGEERRTNPFVSDAALKRAPVPREPVGPA, from the coding sequence ATGAGCCAGCCCGCCTCCCCCATCGGCGTCTTCGTCACGCCCGTCACTCCGCTTCAGCAGAACTGCACGACCGTCTGGTGCACGGCGACCAACAAGGCCGCCGTCATAGACCCCGGCGGGTCGGTGGACGCGGTTCTGGGCGAGGTCGAGCGGCGCGGCCTGACGCTGGATCAGATCTGGATCACCCACGGCCACCTCGATCACGCCGGCGGGGCCGCCGAGATGCAGGAGAAGTCGGGCGTCCGGATCGTCGGACCACAGAAGGCCGATCAGTTCTGGATCGACCGCATCGTCGAAAGCGGCCGGATGTACGGCCTGCCCGACGCACGGCCGTTCACGCCCGACCGCTGGCTGGACGACGGCGATACGGTCAGCCTGGGCGAAACCGAATGGGAGGTGCGTCACTGTCCGGGCCACACGCCCGGCCATGTCATCTTCTTCAATCGCGCCGCGCGATTCGCTCAGGTCGGCGATGTGCTGTTCAAAGGCTCGGTCGGACGCACCGACTTCCCCATGAGCGATCCGCCCGCCTTGATCCGTTCGGTGGTGGAGAAGCTGTGGCCGCTGGGCGACGACGTCACCTTCGTTCCGGGCCACGGGCCGATCTCGACCTTCGGCGAGGAACGCCGCACCAATCCGTTCGTGTCCGATGCGGCGCTGAAGCGGGCGCCGGTCCCGCGCGAGCCGGTCGGCCCCGCCTGA
- a CDS encoding general stress protein, producing MDSQPTRPSGVSKRGFASMDPERQREIARKGGASVPSEKRSFSQDRSLAAQAGRKGGEASHGTKKDPAEKPD from the coding sequence ATGGACAGCCAACCCACCCGACCCTCAGGCGTTTCCAAGCGAGGCTTTGCTTCAATGGACCCGGAACGCCAGCGCGAAATCGCCCGCAAGGGCGGCGCCAGCGTTCCCAGCGAAAAACGCAGCTTCTCCCAGGATCGCAGCCTGGCCGCCCAGGCCGGCCGCAAGGGCGGCGAGGCGTCGCATGGCACGAAGAAGGACCCGGCGGAAAAGCCGGACTGA
- the egtB gene encoding ergothioneine biosynthesis protein EgtB, whose amino-acid sequence MNARFEPDAGTAAVVARYRAVRAAMVELAAGLSVEDLSAQSMPDCSPGKWHLAHTSWFFEAMILGDDPAYRPVDPRFQQLFNSYYEALGERVARHQRGLMTRPSVEEVLAYRREIDRRMVDWLAQAPSGGQHRYLLELGLHHDQQHQELFLMDILNLMSCSPLDPAAYAVEPRVMPVQPARGGTVGFDGGLVTIGHDDAGFAFDNEGPAHRVWLEPFALAADLATNGDWLRFMADDGYGRADLWLADGWAVVKAEGWTAPQYWRRDGDDWTVMGLTGRAPVDPVAPVRHISFYEADAYARWAGKRLPTEAEWEHAATTRPDAFSNLSGEVWQWTASAYAPYPGFQPTPGTAAEYNGKFMANQMVLRGGAFATPTGHARPTYRNFYYPQQRWAFMGLRLAEDAAGRRDDPSTTRVDDAQTRAFRRDLVEGLSQPQKAVPPKWFYDAEGSRLFEDITALTEYYPTRQETALLREKAAELTADFGPDAVLVEFGSGASEKTRILLDAAPHLGAYVPLDISESALLDAAQRIGADYPGLRVQPVLGDFEHLSPLPDDLPRGRRIGFFPGSTIGNLDPDEAVRFLAAARRMLGEGGLFILGTDLVKDAGVLVAAYDDARGVTAAFNRNLLVRANAELDADFDLDAFAHQAIWNPQASRMEMHLRAVRPTTVHIDGRTFRFMEGETIHTESSRKFTPDAIAAMAGAAGWTVSRLDVSPEPSVALSLLRG is encoded by the coding sequence ATGAATGCGCGCTTCGAACCCGATGCGGGGACAGCGGCCGTCGTGGCGCGTTACCGGGCGGTGCGCGCCGCCATGGTCGAGCTTGCGGCGGGTCTGTCGGTCGAGGATCTGTCGGCCCAGTCCATGCCGGACTGCAGTCCGGGCAAATGGCATCTGGCCCATACCAGCTGGTTCTTCGAGGCGATGATCCTGGGCGACGATCCGGCCTATCGGCCGGTCGATCCGCGTTTCCAGCAGTTGTTCAACTCCTACTACGAGGCGCTGGGCGAACGGGTGGCGCGTCACCAGCGCGGCCTGATGACCCGCCCCTCGGTCGAGGAGGTGCTGGCCTACCGCCGCGAGATCGACCGGCGCATGGTCGACTGGCTGGCTCAGGCGCCGTCGGGCGGTCAGCATCGCTATCTGCTGGAACTGGGCCTGCATCACGATCAGCAGCATCAGGAGCTGTTCCTGATGGACATTCTGAACCTGATGTCCTGCTCGCCGCTGGACCCGGCCGCCTATGCGGTCGAGCCGCGCGTCATGCCGGTTCAGCCCGCGCGGGGCGGGACAGTCGGTTTCGACGGCGGTCTGGTCACGATCGGTCACGATGATGCGGGCTTCGCCTTCGACAACGAAGGCCCGGCGCACCGGGTCTGGCTGGAGCCGTTCGCCCTGGCCGCCGATCTGGCGACGAACGGCGACTGGCTGCGGTTCATGGCCGACGACGGCTATGGACGCGCCGATCTTTGGCTGGCCGACGGCTGGGCGGTTGTGAAGGCTGAGGGATGGACCGCGCCGCAGTATTGGCGACGCGACGGCGACGACTGGACCGTGATGGGCCTGACCGGCCGCGCGCCGGTCGATCCGGTCGCGCCGGTGCGTCACATCAGCTTCTACGAGGCCGACGCCTATGCGCGCTGGGCCGGAAAACGGCTGCCGACCGAGGCGGAATGGGAGCACGCGGCGACGACGCGGCCCGACGCCTTCTCCAACCTGTCGGGCGAGGTGTGGCAGTGGACCGCCAGCGCCTATGCGCCCTATCCGGGGTTCCAGCCCACGCCGGGCACGGCCGCCGAATACAACGGCAAGTTCATGGCCAATCAGATGGTGCTGCGCGGCGGCGCCTTCGCCACCCCGACCGGCCATGCGCGGCCGACATACCGCAACTTCTACTATCCCCAGCAAAGGTGGGCCTTCATGGGTCTGAGACTAGCCGAAGACGCCGCCGGGCGTCGCGACGATCCGTCCACGACCCGCGTGGACGACGCCCAGACCCGGGCCTTCCGCCGCGACCTGGTCGAGGGCCTGTCGCAGCCGCAGAAGGCCGTGCCGCCCAAATGGTTCTATGACGCCGAGGGCTCGCGCCTGTTCGAGGACATCACCGCCCTGACGGAATATTATCCGACGCGGCAGGAAACGGCCCTGCTGCGTGAAAAGGCGGCGGAACTGACCGCCGATTTCGGACCCGACGCCGTTCTGGTCGAATTCGGATCGGGCGCCAGCGAGAAGACCCGCATCCTGCTGGACGCCGCGCCGCATCTGGGCGCCTATGTGCCGCTGGACATCAGCGAGAGCGCCCTGTTGGACGCCGCCCAACGGATCGGCGCCGACTATCCGGGTTTGCGGGTCCAGCCGGTGCTGGGCGATTTCGAACATCTGTCGCCCCTGCCTGACGATCTGCCCAGGGGCCGGCGGATCGGCTTCTTTCCCGGTTCGACCATCGGCAATCTGGACCCCGACGAGGCGGTGCGTTTTCTGGCGGCGGCGCGGCGGATGCTGGGGGAGGGCGGCCTGTTCATCCTGGGGACCGATCTGGTCAAGGACGCGGGCGTTCTGGTCGCCGCCTATGACGACGCGCGGGGGGTGACGGCGGCCTTCAATCGAAACCTGCTGGTGCGCGCCAATGCGGAGCTGGACGCCGATTTCGACCTGGACGCCTTCGCCCACCAGGCGATCTGGAACCCGCAGGCCTCGCGCATGGAGATGCATCTTCGCGCGGTGAGACCCACCACGGTCCACATCGACGGGCGGACATTCCGCTTCATGGAGGGCGAGACGATCCACACCGAAAGCTCGCGCAAGTTCACGCCGGACGCCATCGCCGCCATGGCCGGGGCGGCGGGCTGGACCGTGTCGCGTCTGGACGTGTCGCCCGAACCCAGCGTGGCCTTGTCGCTTCTGCGCGGCTGA
- a CDS encoding acyl-CoA dehydrogenase family protein — protein MDFKHSDRALDWHARVRRFLDEQVIPREAEYFAQVRQDSTRQPPVMETMKAAAREAGLWNMFLPGEHGAGLTNLDYAPLAEMMGAHLWSAEVFNCNAPDTGNMEVLHLYGDAAQQDRWLKPLMAGEIRSAFLMTEPEVASSDATNIQTRIERDGDHYVINGRKWWSTNMGHPNVAMTIVMGKTDPDAAAHAQQSQVIVPVDTPGFRVERMLSVFGYDEKPIGHAEVVLENVRVPVENLIAGEGRGFEIAQGRLGPGRIHHCMRVIGAAERALELMVVRLLNRTAFKKQLAEHSVWEQRVADARTNIEMCRLLVLKAAWMMDEVGARNARSEIAQIKVAAPKMALQIIDDAIQAFGGAGVSGDTPLAELYAGVRTLRIADGPDEVHNRTIARLEYAKHGGRPVR, from the coding sequence ATGGACTTCAAACATTCCGACCGCGCCCTGGACTGGCACGCCCGCGTCCGCCGCTTCCTGGACGAGCAGGTCATCCCGCGCGAGGCCGAATATTTCGCCCAGGTGCGCCAGGATTCGACGCGCCAGCCGCCCGTCATGGAGACGATGAAGGCCGCCGCGCGCGAGGCCGGGCTGTGGAACATGTTCCTGCCCGGAGAACACGGCGCGGGCCTGACCAATCTGGACTATGCGCCCCTGGCCGAGATGATGGGCGCCCACCTGTGGTCGGCCGAGGTGTTCAACTGCAACGCCCCCGACACCGGCAATATGGAGGTCCTGCACCTGTATGGCGACGCCGCCCAGCAGGACCGCTGGCTGAAGCCGCTGATGGCCGGGGAAATCCGCTCGGCCTTCCTGATGACCGAGCCGGAGGTCGCCTCGTCGGACGCCACCAACATCCAGACGCGGATCGAGCGCGACGGCGATCACTATGTCATCAACGGCCGCAAATGGTGGTCGACCAACATGGGCCACCCGAACGTGGCCATGACCATCGTCATGGGCAAGACCGATCCGGACGCCGCCGCTCACGCCCAGCAGTCCCAGGTGATCGTCCCCGTCGACACACCCGGTTTCCGTGTCGAGCGGATGCTGTCGGTGTTCGGCTATGACGAGAAGCCCATCGGCCATGCCGAGGTGGTGCTGGAGAACGTCCGCGTGCCGGTCGAGAACCTGATCGCCGGAGAGGGACGGGGCTTCGAAATCGCGCAGGGGCGGCTGGGGCCGGGCCGCATCCACCACTGCATGCGCGTGATCGGGGCGGCGGAACGGGCGCTGGAGCTGATGGTCGTGCGGCTGTTGAACCGGACGGCGTTCAAGAAGCAGTTGGCCGAACATTCGGTGTGGGAGCAGCGCGTCGCCGACGCCCGCACCAATATCGAGATGTGCCGCCTGTTGGTGTTGAAGGCCGCGTGGATGATGGACGAGGTCGGGGCCAGGAACGCCCGCTCCGAGATCGCCCAGATCAAGGTGGCGGCGCCGAAGATGGCGTTGCAGATCATCGACGACGCCATCCAGGCGTTCGGCGGCGCGGGCGTGTCCGGCGATACGCCTCTGGCCGAGCTGTACGCCGGGGTACGGACGCTGCGGATCGCGGACGGCCCGGACGAGGTTCACAACCGCACCATCGCCCGGCTGGAATACGCCAAACATGGCGGGCGTCCGGTGCGGTGA
- a CDS encoding SCP2 sterol-binding domain-containing protein, giving the protein MPDLEQVTEHIRGAVGDNSGLGKTVKLDLGDQGKIFIDGASTPNTVTNEDKPADATVSIKWDDFMALSEGKLDPMMAFMQGKLKIAGDMMIAQKLAPLLKR; this is encoded by the coding sequence ATGCCCGATCTCGAACAAGTCACCGAACACATCCGCGGCGCCGTCGGCGACAACTCCGGCCTCGGCAAGACCGTCAAGCTCGACCTGGGCGACCAGGGCAAGATCTTCATCGACGGCGCCTCCACGCCGAACACGGTGACGAACGAGGACAAGCCCGCCGACGCCACCGTCTCGATCAAGTGGGACGACTTCATGGCCCTGTCGGAAGGCAAGCTGGACCCGATGATGGCCTTCATGCAGGGCAAGCTGAAGATCGCCGGCGACATGATGATCGCCCAGAAGCTGGCTCCGCTGCTGAAGCGCTGA
- a CDS encoding SemiSWEET transporter, which translates to MSDLIANVVGSAAAVCSITSFAPQAIKIWKDRDASSVSLKTYSLTVTCFVLWVVYGVMTKAWPVTVANACALVMASGVLAMKWRFRDGDPDG; encoded by the coding sequence GTGAGCGACCTGATCGCCAATGTCGTCGGCTCGGCGGCGGCCGTGTGCTCCATCACCAGTTTCGCGCCCCAGGCGATCAAGATCTGGAAGGACCGCGATGCGTCGTCGGTCAGTCTGAAGACCTATTCGCTGACGGTGACCTGTTTCGTGCTGTGGGTCGTCTATGGGGTGATGACCAAGGCGTGGCCGGTGACGGTCGCCAACGCGTGCGCCCTGGTGATGGCGTCGGGCGTGCTGGCCATGAAGTGGCGGTTTCGCGACGGCGATCCCGACGGCTGA
- a CDS encoding S9 family peptidase, translating to MRTVLLASTILLSASSALAQETPSNVLTPERVFASPSLNGPVAKGVSLSPDGQLVAFLRSREDNVDVQDLWAAPTGAGEPYKLIDARALVPDAGELSEAEKARRERMRISARGVVEYSWDQQGRYILAPLEGDIFLANRADGKVRRLTETPADEIDAKVSPKGSYVSYVRDQNLIVYDLASGKETPITDDGAGLISWATAEFIAQEEMDRDTGYWWSPDERYIALTRVDESPVDIVPRFEITGGGATMVEQRYPRAGRPNAVVELYVRDLQSGARVKVDLGADTDIYLARVNWSGDGKTLYVQRQSRDQKTLDLLSVDPTTGGSRVILSQRASAWVDLNDDFRVLSDGRFIWSNEDSGWRHLYLYDRNGRRLRAITRGDYPVKHLDGVNEQTGDVYFTASMRDGKELPIEQQMFRANLNRTVDPVAVTPGGGWWTVSVNGPATAYVGNYSDPATPTQSALYRIDGTRVRWIEENRLDASHPFAPYVSRLRTPEFGTMQSHGQTLVWRMTTPPDFDPSKKYPVVMQVYGGPGTGAGVQKSWQPLTNQLLTEAGYIVFRVDNRGEGDRSQAFETSIYRRLGIPAVEDQAQAAQWLKTLPYVDADHIAVMGWSFGGFLSLLTLTDKDANLAAALAGAAPTEWSLYDTHYTERYMSTPQANPEGYAATDILPRLDDMTGRLLLLHGMADDNVIFGNATRVIDTLQAKSVPFEMMLYPGQRHGVRGDPRQLQQWRTYLDFLDRTIGKRAQ from the coding sequence ATGCGCACAGTCCTTCTCGCCTCGACCATCCTCCTGTCGGCAAGCTCCGCGCTTGCGCAGGAGACGCCTTCCAATGTCCTGACGCCCGAGCGGGTGTTCGCCAGCCCCAGCCTGAACGGGCCGGTGGCCAAGGGCGTCAGCCTGTCGCCCGACGGTCAGCTGGTCGCCTTCCTGCGCTCGCGCGAGGACAATGTGGATGTGCAGGACCTGTGGGCCGCGCCCACGGGGGCGGGCGAACCCTATAAGCTGATCGATGCGAGGGCGCTGGTCCCGGATGCGGGCGAACTGTCGGAGGCCGAAAAGGCCCGGCGCGAGCGGATGCGGATCAGCGCGCGCGGCGTGGTGGAATATTCGTGGGACCAGCAGGGGCGCTATATCCTGGCGCCGCTGGAAGGCGACATCTTCCTGGCCAATCGGGCCGACGGCAAGGTGCGCCGCCTGACCGAAACGCCCGCCGACGAGATCGACGCCAAGGTGTCGCCCAAGGGCAGCTACGTCTCCTATGTCCGCGACCAGAACCTGATCGTCTATGACCTGGCCAGCGGCAAGGAGACGCCGATCACCGACGACGGCGCGGGCCTGATCAGCTGGGCCACGGCCGAGTTCATCGCCCAGGAGGAGATGGATCGCGACACCGGATACTGGTGGAGCCCCGACGAACGCTACATCGCCCTGACGCGCGTGGACGAAAGCCCCGTGGACATCGTGCCGCGATTCGAGATCACCGGCGGCGGCGCCACCATGGTCGAGCAGCGCTATCCCCGCGCGGGCCGACCCAATGCGGTGGTCGAACTGTATGTCCGCGACCTGCAGAGCGGGGCCCGGGTCAAGGTGGACCTGGGGGCTGACACCGACATCTATCTGGCGCGGGTCAACTGGTCCGGCGACGGCAAGACCCTGTATGTCCAGCGCCAGTCGCGCGACCAGAAGACGCTGGACCTGCTGAGCGTCGATCCGACGACCGGCGGCTCGCGCGTGATCCTGAGCCAGAGGGCGTCGGCCTGGGTCGATCTGAACGACGATTTCCGCGTGCTGTCGGACGGCCGCTTCATCTGGTCGAACGAGGATTCGGGCTGGCGCCACCTGTATCTGTATGACCGCAACGGGCGCCGCCTGCGGGCGATCACGCGCGGCGACTATCCGGTCAAACACCTGGACGGGGTCAACGAACAGACCGGCGACGTCTATTTCACCGCCTCGATGCGCGACGGCAAGGAACTGCCGATCGAGCAGCAGATGTTCCGCGCCAATCTGAACCGTACGGTCGATCCGGTGGCGGTGACGCCGGGCGGCGGCTGGTGGACCGTGTCGGTCAACGGCCCGGCGACGGCCTATGTCGGCAACTATTCCGACCCGGCGACGCCGACGCAATCGGCGCTGTACCGGATCGACGGGACGCGGGTGCGCTGGATCGAGGAGAACAGGCTGGACGCCAGCCATCCGTTCGCCCCCTATGTCTCGCGCCTGCGCACGCCCGAGTTCGGCACGATGCAGAGCCACGGCCAGACCCTGGTCTGGCGCATGACCACGCCGCCCGACTTCGATCCGTCCAAGAAATATCCGGTGGTGATGCAGGTCTATGGCGGCCCCGGCACCGGCGCGGGCGTGCAGAAGAGCTGGCAGCCCCTGACCAACCAGTTGCTGACCGAGGCGGGCTATATCGTCTTCCGTGTCGACAATCGCGGCGAGGGGGATCGGTCGCAGGCGTTCGAGACCAGCATCTATCGCCGCCTGGGCATCCCGGCCGTCGAGGATCAGGCCCAGGCGGCGCAATGGCTGAAGACTCTGCCTTATGTCGACGCCGATCATATCGCGGTGATGGGCTGGAGCTTCGGCGGCTTCCTCAGCTTGCTGACCTTGACGGACAAGGACGCGAACCTGGCGGCGGCCCTGGCGGGCGCGGCGCCGACGGAGTGGAGCCTGTACGACACCCACTATACCGAACGCTATATGTCCACGCCCCAGGCCAACCCGGAAGGCTATGCCGCCACCGACATCCTGCCGCGCCTGGACGACATGACCGGGCGGCTGCTGCTGCTGCACGGCATGGCCGACGACAATGTCATCTTCGGCAACGCCACGCGCGTCATCGACACGCTGCAGGCCAAGAGCGTTCCGTTCGAAATGATGCTCTACCCCGGCCAGCGCCACGGCGTGCGCGGCGACCCGCGCCAGCTGCAGCAATGGCGCACCTATCTGGACTTCCTGGACCGCACCATCGGCAAGCGGGCGCAGTAG
- a CDS encoding ferredoxin--NADP reductase — translation MTDAAVSPAPAPAPVKASPFNELEVLWVRHWTDSLFSFGVKRPDDFRFRSGEFVMIGLPGQDGGKPVLRAYSIASPGWAEELEFFSIKVADGPLTSRLQKIQPGDTVLMGKKPTGTLVLDALTGGERLFLIGTGTGLAPWLSVARDPETYSRFGHVYVIHTVRGVADLAYRDFFTREIHDDPLIGDEAKGQLTYYPTVTRETFETPGRITDRIKSGDFFRDLGLPEGFDPARDRAMLCGSMAMIKEAGELLETYGLKEGSNAEPADYVLERAFVG, via the coding sequence ATGACAGACGCCGCCGTTTCTCCCGCCCCTGCCCCCGCGCCTGTGAAGGCCAGCCCGTTCAACGAACTTGAGGTTCTGTGGGTCCGCCACTGGACCGACAGCCTGTTCAGCTTCGGCGTCAAACGACCGGACGATTTCCGTTTCCGCTCGGGCGAGTTCGTGATGATCGGCCTGCCGGGCCAAGACGGCGGAAAGCCGGTCCTGCGCGCCTATTCCATCGCCAGCCCCGGCTGGGCCGAGGAACTGGAGTTCTTCTCCATCAAGGTCGCCGACGGCCCCCTGACCTCGCGCCTGCAGAAGATTCAGCCGGGCGACACCGTGTTGATGGGCAAGAAGCCGACCGGCACCCTGGTCCTGGACGCCCTGACCGGCGGCGAGCGTCTGTTCCTGATCGGCACCGGCACCGGCCTGGCCCCCTGGCTCAGCGTTGCGCGCGATCCCGAAACCTATTCCCGATTCGGCCATGTCTATGTGATCCACACGGTGCGCGGCGTCGCCGACCTGGCCTATCGCGACTTCTTCACCCGCGAGATCCACGACGATCCCCTGATCGGCGACGAGGCCAAGGGCCAGCTGACCTATTATCCGACCGTGACCCGCGAGACGTTCGAAACACCGGGCAGAATCACCGACCGGATCAAGTCCGGCGACTTCTTCCGCGACCTGGGCCTGCCCGAAGGGTTCGACCCCGCCCGCGACCGCGCCATGCTGTGCGGCTCCATGGCCATGATCAAGGAAGCCGGCGAACTGCTGGAGACCTACGGCCTGAAGGAAGGCTCCAACGCCGAACCCGCCGACTACGTCCTGGAGCGCGCCTTCGTCGGTTGA
- a CDS encoding chorismate mutase produces MSKPALVAVDPRVDPAECQSMAEVRQGVDALDRALVALLAERQRYMDAAARIKPDRDAVFDQARIDDVVAKVLVAAEAHNLSPDIAEPVWRLLIDRCIAHEFATYDRTRS; encoded by the coding sequence ATGTCCAAGCCTGCTCTTGTCGCCGTCGATCCGCGCGTCGATCCCGCTGAATGCCAGTCGATGGCCGAGGTCCGCCAGGGCGTCGACGCCCTGGACCGCGCCCTGGTCGCCCTGCTGGCCGAACGCCAGCGCTACATGGACGCCGCCGCCCGCATCAAGCCCGACCGCGACGCCGTCTTCGACCAGGCCCGCATCGACGACGTGGTGGCCAAGGTTCTGGTCGCCGCCGAGGCGCACAATCTGTCGCCCGACATCGCCGAACCCGTCTGGCGCCTGCTGATCGACCGCTGCATCGCCCACGAGTTCGCCACCTACGACCGCACGCGCAGCTAG
- a CDS encoding Hpt domain-containing protein: protein MALRDLTGAVDFAVLDAMTGGDAAIDEEVLGLFVDQAALWSSLLDPRNEGWRDGVHTIRGAAAGIGARDLAAVCAEAEAVDQTLAAPALERVRDAMQAALADVAAYRHELMLRGLRG, encoded by the coding sequence ATGGCGTTGCGCGATCTGACCGGGGCGGTGGATTTCGCCGTGCTGGACGCCATGACGGGCGGCGATGCGGCGATCGACGAAGAGGTGCTGGGCCTGTTCGTCGATCAGGCCGCCCTGTGGTCGAGCCTGCTGGACCCCAGGAACGAGGGCTGGCGCGACGGGGTCCACACCATCCGGGGCGCGGCGGCGGGCATCGGGGCGCGCGACCTGGCGGCGGTGTGCGCCGAGGCGGAAGCGGTCGACCAGACGCTGGCCGCGCCGGCGCTGGAGCGGGTGCGCGATGCGATGCAGGCGGCCCTGGCTGATGTGGCGGCCTATCGCCACGAGCTGATGCTGCGCGGGCTGAGGGGCTAG
- a CDS encoding amino acid permease: MAFWNRRRSIDAMLAPHDGPRLKPTLSWPHLLALGVGAIVGTGILTLIGVGAGLAGPAVLISFGLAGLVCACAALAYAELSTMMPTAGSAYTYSYAVLGEMIAWVVGWSLILEYSLVVSAVAVGWSGYAVGFLSGLGVDLPMALVAGPHAGGIVNLPAVAIIGVVTGLLLLGTKESATLNAVLVLIKIAALVVFVAIALPAFKPEHFTPFMPNGFGAPFVQTGVMAAAAIIFFAFYGFDAISTAAEETKKPERDLAIGIVGSMLVCTALYLVVAAAAIGARPVATFADSPEPLALILRQMGQGTAAQWIAAAAVIALPTVLLAFLFGQSRIFLGMARDGLLPRRLAKVSRRGVPAVVTVFTAIVVAILAGLLPLDELASLANAGTLAAFCSVGVCLIVLRIREPERKRVFKAPLWPLVGAISVIGCLIFFLSLKPVTQIGFVVWNLIGVAIYLLWSSRNSRLAKGEETAA, encoded by the coding sequence ATGGCCTTCTGGAACCGGCGTCGATCCATCGACGCCATGCTGGCGCCCCACGACGGGCCGCGGCTGAAGCCGACATTGAGCTGGCCGCACCTGCTGGCGCTGGGCGTCGGGGCCATCGTCGGCACCGGCATCCTGACGCTGATCGGGGTGGGGGCGGGACTGGCGGGGCCGGCGGTGCTGATCAGCTTCGGTCTGGCGGGTCTGGTGTGCGCCTGCGCGGCCCTGGCCTATGCCGAACTGTCGACCATGATGCCGACGGCGGGCAGCGCCTATACCTATTCCTATGCGGTGCTGGGCGAGATGATCGCCTGGGTCGTGGGGTGGAGTCTGATCCTGGAATATTCGCTGGTCGTCAGCGCCGTGGCGGTGGGCTGGTCCGGTTATGCGGTCGGCTTCCTGAGCGGGCTGGGCGTCGACCTGCCCATGGCCCTGGTCGCCGGGCCGCACGCGGGCGGGATCGTCAACCTGCCGGCGGTGGCCATCATCGGCGTGGTGACGGGCCTGCTGCTGCTGGGCACCAAGGAGAGCGCGACGCTGAACGCGGTGCTGGTGCTGATCAAGATCGCGGCCCTGGTGGTGTTCGTGGCCATCGCCCTGCCGGCGTTCAAGCCCGAGCATTTCACCCCCTTCATGCCCAATGGATTCGGCGCGCCCTTCGTCCAGACCGGGGTGATGGCGGCGGCGGCGATCATCTTCTTCGCCTTCTATGGCTTCGACGCCATCTCGACGGCGGCGGAGGAGACCAAGAAGCCCGAGCGCGACCTGGCCATCGGCATCGTCGGCTCCATGCTGGTGTGCACGGCGCTGTATCTGGTGGTGGCGGCCGCCGCCATCGGCGCGCGGCCGGTCGCGACCTTCGCCGACAGTCCCGAGCCGCTGGCCCTGATCCTGCGTCAGATGGGGCAGGGGACGGCGGCCCAGTGGATCGCGGCGGCGGCGGTGATCGCGCTTCCGACCGTGCTGCTGGCCTTCCTGTTCGGCCAGAGCCGCATCTTCCTGGGCATGGCGCGCGACGGCCTGCTGCCGCGCCGCCTGGCCAAGGTGTCCAGACGGGGCGTGCCGGCGGTGGTGACGGTGTTCACCGCCATCGTGGTGGCGATCCTGGCGGGCCTGCTGCCGCTGGATGAGCTGGCGTCGCTGGCCAATGCCGGGACGCTGGCGGCCTTCTGCTCGGTCGGGGTGTGCCTGATCGTGCTGCGTATCCGCGAACCGGAGCGCAAGCGGGTGTTCAAGGCGCCGTTGTGGCCGCTGGTGGGCGCCATCAGCGTGATCGGCTGCCTGATCTTCTTCCTGAGCCTGAAGCCGGTGACGCAGATCGGATTCGTGGTCTGGAACCTGATCGGCGTGGCCATCTATCTGCTGTGGTCGTCCAGGAACTCGCGTCTGGCCAAGGGCGAGGAGACGGCGGCCTGA